In Sedimentibacter sp. MB31-C6, one genomic interval encodes:
- the grdD gene encoding glycine/sarcosine/betaine reductase complex component C subunit alpha has protein sequence MSEKQVNQIIGKVFNQLADTLISGEYGQKPRIGITAIGSEHGEDNIIEAALNASKSSIETIVIGTKDIDGIESSIVKSEAEAHKRMDLLLESKKIDAAVTMHYPFPIGVSTVGKVITPGKGKEMFIATTTGTSSTDKVEGMVKNAIYGIITAKACGIKNPTVGILNVDGARQTEIALKKLQSQGYDINFASSQRSDGGSVMRGNDLLMGSADVMVMDSLTGNLMIKIFSSYTTGGNYESLGYGYGPGIGENFKKLILIISRASGAPLIEGAIKFAAKLVKGNCIEIAKNEFNKANNAGLKDILSGLKSSKKSEVEEIKAPSKEVVTFQISGIEIMDLEDAVKLLWKEGIYAESGMGCTGPIILVNEEKTNEAIKILSKAEYIAKEQTDC, from the coding sequence ATGTCTGAAAAACAAGTAAATCAAATAATAGGTAAAGTATTTAATCAATTGGCAGACACATTAATAAGTGGCGAATATGGACAAAAGCCACGTATTGGAATAACAGCTATAGGAAGCGAACACGGTGAAGATAATATTATTGAAGCAGCATTAAATGCAAGTAAAAGTTCTATTGAAACGATTGTTATAGGAACAAAGGATATAGATGGCATTGAATCATCTATAGTAAAATCTGAAGCCGAAGCACATAAAAGAATGGATTTGTTACTAGAATCTAAAAAAATAGATGCTGCAGTTACTATGCATTATCCATTTCCAATTGGGGTTTCAACAGTAGGTAAAGTAATTACCCCTGGAAAGGGAAAAGAAATGTTTATTGCTACAACTACAGGAACTTCCTCAACGGATAAAGTTGAAGGAATGGTAAAAAATGCAATTTATGGTATTATAACTGCTAAGGCTTGTGGTATTAAAAATCCAACTGTAGGCATTTTAAATGTAGATGGGGCTAGACAAACAGAAATTGCTTTGAAAAAGCTTCAAAGTCAAGGTTACGATATTAATTTTGCGTCATCTCAAAGATCTGATGGAGGATCTGTTATGCGCGGGAATGACTTACTTATGGGTTCGGCAGATGTTATGGTTATGGATTCATTGACAGGTAATCTTATGATTAAAATTTTCTCTTCATATACTACTGGTGGTAATTATGAATCCTTAGGCTATGGTTATGGACCAGGTATAGGAGAAAACTTTAAAAAATTAATTTTAATAATTTCCAGAGCGTCAGGAGCTCCTTTAATTGAAGGTGCAATAAAATTTGCAGCGAAACTTGTTAAAGGAAATTGTATTGAAATAGCTAAAAACGAATTTAATAAAGCTAATAATGCAGGTTTGAAAGATATATTAAGTGGATTAAAGTCTAGTAAAAAGTCAGAAGTTGAAGAAATAAAAGCACCTAGTAAAGAAGTTGTTACCTTTCAAATTTCTGGAATTGAAATAATGGATCTTGAAGATGCAGTAAAATTACTTTGGAAAGAAGGCATTTATGCTGAAAGTGGAATGGGTTGTACAGGACCTATAATTTTAGTTAATGAAGAAAAAACAAATGAAGCTATAAAAATTCTTTCAAAAGCAGAATACATTGCTAAAGAACAGACTGATTGTTAA